In one window of Nicotiana tabacum cultivar K326 chromosome 12, ASM71507v2, whole genome shotgun sequence DNA:
- the LOC107819636 gene encoding subtilisin-like protease SBT4.1: MAQGKYLSSTTFTFLILISHFSFIIARTASFPEDDKKIYIVFTENSDYEKILATVLGSEDAAKQAIIYPYKNELKGFAASLTPEQASRLKKQRGVLNIIPDRSLNLDSGFEGQT, encoded by the exons ATGGCTCAAGGAAAATATTTGTCATCAACAACTTTCACATTTCTAATTTTGATTTCTCATTTTTCCTTTATTATAGCAAGAACAGCTTCTTTTCCAGAGGACGACAAGAAGATTTACATTGTTTTTACTGAGAATTCTGATTATGAAAAGATCTTGGCCACAGTATTGGGAAG TGAGGATGCAGCGAAACAGGCAATTATATATCCTTATAAAAACGAATTAAAAGGATTTGCAGCTTCATTGACTCCTGAACAGGCTTCTCGTTTGAAAA AGCAACGAGGTGTATTAAATATTATCCCAGATCGCTCACTCAACCTGGATAGTGGATTTGAAGGTCAAACCTAA